The sequence tttttattttttttaatttttaaatttagattaatatcttatatattattcaaatgcTATTTCgttctaaattttttgtgcccttgtaagttaaatttttcataaaatatttaaaatctcttttaacaaattaattatgttaaactattatttgcctatttatttaactttatttGGATATATTTATGATTGTCTAAGcaatttatagaaattagGACTACTAAATAGTATTTCgtttatagaattttattatattataactaatttgatttattataaaaagaattattcaaataaggATATGATTGTTCAcaatgggaaacaaacatttaGGATATGATTGGGGAAAAATGTAGGTAATTTGCTCTTTATCATTAACACAGGGGTATTTTGCTCTTAACCTCTTTCATTTGATGAAGGTGGGGCAGCATACGCCACACATTGAATTCGCAGAGGTCCAATTgctacaataaaattttcacaggaaaataatttgatatttttatatcacagAGGCTATCATGCACATTACCCATATCACGGGGATGcgttgcattttttcctatttttacgtataatatagatatagatactTTAAAGCATGGATTAACTGAAAATACGTTCACTTTTTATTCACGCCAACAAGTATGAAATGACATATTTACCCCTGTAAAATTCTGCATATGATCCTCACATAACCAAATTACGATGAAAAGTTGAGCCAGAGACTAGCACGATACTGAATGTGAGTTTCATGgactattaattttaaggCATTTATCCAATTATATGGTTCTAAGATGGCTGATACATACATACATCAgctattttttcatattgcaCTATGGTGAAAAGTATTGGTTCCTTCTCAATTTACAAATTTTGCTGCAATCTACACAACACTATGATCTCATTTCATAAACTTCTAACTAACCGAACTTTTGGCACAACAAGAATGAAGGTTCGTCGGCCACAACGATCTCTGCATTGCAGAAGCAACCAGCTTCTATGGGGGACGGAACGTTTCTTTAACCACGATGTCTATTTGTGCCGTAATCCAACAATCAACTATGTGTTACTACTGATACTTCATCTGAAATCGATCTTCTTGAGTTGAGGTGGCTGGTTTTAATGGGAGCCCATATATCGGCGCCATTGCTGCTCACAACTCCAACGGTGAATGAAATCGGGACAAGACACAGGCCTTTGGATTTTAGGCTGCATGGTTCCTCACCCTTGAACAAGAACAGAATCAGAACATCACACACGATATACTATATGAAAACAGGCAAAGTACTATGCTGTACAAAGCAATTACGGATCACTAAGGTTATGTTTGGAATGATGAACATGGGTACAAGGACTTCCTGTGCATAATAAGTACAAGAACATGGTTATGTTTGAATAATAAGTCGTTTGAAATCctttctcaaattcaaatccttCCATCCAAAtgtaacataattattatggAGACACCACAAGCAAGAAGAATTCAGTAGAAATATTTGATTGAACTCAAACCTTAATTTATCGCATGAATAAAATGCCGTCATTCCCCTAACTAATCAGATTTAGCGGGTGTGGGGGGTCGGAATAGACTGGGAACAAACAAAGCCAGGAATTGGCTCGCGCAGTAATTCAACAAAGACCTTTCACTTCTACCTCATCTTAGAGTTTTACTCATTTATACATACCTGTGCCTGCACCGGTGTATTGTATAGATATGGAGCACTTAATACCTGAAAGCCGCAACAAGAGAAAAGTGCGTTCAGAAAGATTTTGAACTATGCAGACTTgtatcaagaaataaaattgttgaatTTATAGAAACTAATTGGTGGAAATATGGAATGGCAATGCTAAGAGATAAACAAGTACTTAGACCTTACTTATTGCCAGAATAGAGGCGTGCAAGTTCAAGGCCGCTCAAATGTAGAATCACTTCAGTGATTAGCTATCCGAACAACAATAAAGTGGAAGAATCCATACCTTGACCTGTTCGTGAAGGAAATTTATGTACTCCATTGCCTCCAGGAGGACTGAAGCTGTATCTGTCTGTACTAAAAGAATTAGTGATAAAGATCACAAGTAAAGAAACATGTAAAACAAGTTCCCAGTATATCCAAAAAGTATGGTCGCCTTGTAGAGATCAGCATATACCTTCCCATATGGTGATACCAGTTGTTGAAGAGCAGAAATCCGTTCACTCaccttctctttcttctcctgCCCCCGAGCAAAAATTAGGTATAAAGGACAATGGTGAACAAAGATGCATAAAAACCATCAAGAAGGATAGTATTTTTGCACGAAAGGAGGTTTAGTGAAGCTTAGAATGGGCGGTAGCTCATTGTTCAGTAGACAAGGCCAAGTAGGAAAGTTAAGCCGTTTGATAAACACAGATTTTCAATTCatcaaggaaaagaaaatggagtAAAAAACGAGATGCACACAAGTGATTGATGtccaattttatccaaacgcCTTTGTAACATAAGTTCGAGCAATATTATCGGGAAGTGTGTCGGTATTAATTATTCGACTATTACACACAATTTAGATTTTATGAATACAaagcaaatgaacaaattgttgattaagcCAATTCCAAAATAAGAATCAGGAATCCATCAGAAAAAGACTGCGGTTCTTGCTGTTTCCACGATAtcaatatcagaattcttgcCCATTTGAGCAGTTTAGTTCTTGCCATGAACTATATAGTTTGACATGGATTTGTAGACCAAAATATGTGTTGAAGTTATAACTCCTTTTTTGCAATAAGTACTAAAGAAGAGTGACTTCATACTTGCAAACTGCACTCATTAGCAGCTAATAAATGGTCCAGTTTAATTGGATATCATTGGATAAGTAAGAAAAGCTTCCATTTTACAAGCACTAGGATCAATATCATGATTGACGGACCTTGGAAGAGAGAGTTACATCAGTCTTCAATCGTTTTGGCATCAAGCTCATGAAGCTACTTTGATCAATGGAGATGGGGCTTCTTTTGTGTTgcatcatcttcttctttaTTTCCCCTGACTATACAAGAAACAGCAAAGAGAATGAGAGTTCGgaggagaaaaatgaaatctgTCCAAATCCATCTAACATACAAGCACATAGACCGAAACATAAACCAGAAAACTAGACTACTATATCAATAATAGACACAATTAACTGATAGATAAATAAGTTATTCTCTGTGTTCTACATCAGTGAGCTTCTCGCGGCCTCACCCACTCTGTCCTGATGGctaaaattcattttgtgGTTCATGGGTTATTTGTCTTCTAGATAAATTAATGACCTTTACCCATCCTTAAAGTTGTAGCCTGCTATCATATTAGGCAGATTGCCCGGAATTACAACTGGATATAGCATATGTTATAAAATAGTTCCTTTTGACTAATTTTTCATGGTTCGAAAGCACCTTATGGCGATTTCAATCAGTCTTGAAGCCCTAGTGGGCTTATACTCAACATTGTAAATGCATGCCAAGTCCATAATTAAGGGAAGGAGGGAAATGTATACTTGACATGCATCCATAATCTGGattacaagataaaaatattgaaatatgaaatttgaataaaggAGCAAAAAGGGAGTAAATAACTAAAAGCAGTGTCCATCCAAAGTATCAGTTTTTGAAATGTCAAGAGCCCAGTTGCAAATATAAACTGTTAGAAATACCCAACCAATTGTCAACCAGATTCAACATGCTTTTGCAGTAAAAGGGCTCGTTTCTGGACAGGTACTTTTATGAGTAGATAAATGTCTGTCAAGAAAATGTAACTTACAGTTTTGTGAAGAGGCAGagtattaaataatcatattgTCTTACGAACATCAAAGGTGGAATATAAGCACTATTCTTAACAGACAACTTGTAATAATGTATTGTAACCAACTGCAGCAGCGTAGTAGTTAGGGGTTATAAAAAACAAGTGCAGCATATTATATTCCAGAAACACAGCAAACACGTTGGTCAAGGAATTCACATCACTTGCTTTTATGGTGACATCTAATAGAAAAATGTCGTGACTAAGAAATGGTGTCAAAGACACTAATTTAAGGATATAGGCACGAGAACAGACAAGATTACcttatatagttaattatacCAGCCGTCATCaacttattcaaataaaatgatgCACAGTATACAGcaagaattttatatttatgaggTTATTGTTCACAGTTCCCCACGGAACTGGTATCAATTTATAATCCCAAAAAATCAACTTCTACACCATCAATAGTTCAATCTACCCAGAATTCagattcttttcatttcaagaaaagaattagATAACAGCCACCCAACCACCAGAATGGGTTCATGAAGATGCTGCTCTGCTCTTCTAATCAGAAAACAATACGGACTAACCACTCCGGTTATTCACCTATCAAAACAATGATGGGATAGCATAACAAGAATTAAACTTTATCACAGACTTTTTTCCATACGTCTTATTTGGTTCTCCATGGCACAGGAGGAACAGCATAGAGGACAACCAAATATAGCAATTGTTTTCGTCccatattataaattattgccCGTTATGAAACGACTGGTTGAAGCATGAATGTAACCATTCGTGTATGGAATagtataatttcttttgattgcCTGAATCAACGTACAATTTTAAAGTGTATAACGTCGTATTCTGAGCACACACCGTAATAACACACCCATGCAAActaagaatataaaaatgccATTCAACAATTGTCAAAATCTACCATTGAAAACTAGCTAGCTCTTCAAGTTCATAGAAACCCACCAATCCACAAATTCCAGTGATTAAGAAAAGAGATTAAGCTGTCAGATACTCCAAAACTAACTGATGAGAAGACTCTAAACAACctttaattatgcaaaataaGCATATGAAGATACTACCAACAACCAATAAACACAAGCGGAAAAACGAACTATCTCACTAAAAGAACCAAATTCACACGAAATCCTCCATAAATCCATGAACAGATGGTGAAAAGCTATCATAACTTCAATAAAAGTTTCACCTAACCAACCCtgcaaggaaagaaaaaacaagaaaaacagagaTGGAACGAAGACTAAAGAACTCACTCTCTATGCAAAACCCGCATCAGGAAAAACCTCAACTTCAACACTTGATCTTCAAAACCCACTTGAAGAATCCACAAATGGCAACCAAAAATCTCAACTTCTACAGTAGAATTCAGAACCCACTTCAAGATTTCCCCAGACCACCCTACCCAAAGCCCTCtccctctttctctctgtcTCCCAATCTCTTTACCAATATTTCGGCTTTATGGTTAAAAGGGCCTCGGGATTTGTGCTAATCTTCGCAAAAACAAGGAgccaggaaaagaaaaagagtctACCTTTACCCCTCTTCTTTGTCTCTGTATATCTCTGTGCATGTATACCctttcacacacacaaacagaCAAAAACACCAACTGCTCAGCCCTAATCTTTTCATCAACAACTTTGAAACAAGAAACCAGCCTGAATCAAACTGAAAACAACACACACAGATTGATACTTTTCCAGTTCTTTCTGAGCAAAAAGATGGGATGTGGTGGAGAAACAGTAGAACAGGGGAGGTGTGAAAAGGAGGGGGGGAAGAGGGGTGTTTTCAaaagttcatattttatagttgtaTTTTTCTGATGCGgtgatgaagaaaaaaaaaaatagaggagAAGAATTGTGTGGTGTTTATATGACAGCTAATATACAGCCATGAATATGAAgtaaagaaagaggaaaaggagCAGTTACTTTCAAAGCTCTGCCTCAGCtcacttttactttttactaTTGTTGAGAATAACTTATTTGGTTGAGATAATTACCCCCTCCTTACCCAagctaaatttaattatatataaattttatatattttaaaaaattatatttaataatttaaatattatttttatttaataattaactccctttgttaattaaaatttattaaatttattaaatttattaatattaataaaaaattaaataaattttatatatttttaaaaaaatatatttaataatttaaatattatttttatttaataattaactccctttgttaattaaaatttattaaatttattaaatttattaatattaataaaaaattaaataaattttatatatttttaaaaaaatatatttaataatttaaatattatttttatttaataattaactccctttgttaattaaaatttattaaatttattgatattaataaaaaattaaatataaatcgatatttacccccaattgacatattacttatttattataggtcaaactAATTTTTTAGGACTAAACTCTCCTTATAATAGTGAAGATATTCCTACTTGCATGTATATGTGTGCAGATATATAAGGtacatgaaaaaatttatttaacatgcaacaaatcagtaataagtcaatcggtgctaaatatagatttttattcattttttttttgttaaaatcatcAACTTTGGTGCATTTTGACTAACGTATggattatatttgttagacataaGCAAATCTTATGAGTATTCgatgttatttttcaaaccgTATAaggtttatgtgtaattacatcaaagagagtataattatctcttatgTTTACACTCATGATCTATGTTTATTCAGGGTAATTGTTACTGTATTTTGtgtaactaaaaaattatttctaacaCTGAGAGTGAGAACGTAAGAGTAGTTTGCGTGATGATATTAAGGTGTAtatgtagtttttcaaaaaaaatatgggaattttgtgtaaataatattgataattctaacggtgtatatatatttaaaaaaaatcaaggtggtttctgtaaatataattactcctatttttttattttgttactagatttttaagtattaaaaaataagatggtTTTAGTTATagtataaaaagtaatttaatcagttacatattttaatattttaaagaaagagtatacaaattagttatttacatgtaaaaagttaatatatgaaaaattatcactaataatattattttgtcaaatcTGCGTTTCAATTTTCGAGTACAATTTTTGGTACTGTTTGGCTCACGTTTGAATAATCATTTCCGCtgattatatttcaataaaattatgtcgttatagaaggaaaaaaatgcaagcactcctcttgtgatatcgtaaatTCGTAATTACAcccttattaaaaaaaatagcgatttacatccctatattttttaaaatacaacaatttaccctgGTGTGtaaggaagtaaattgcttcattttaaaaagtaaatgagTTAAatcgatatatttttatcatataggGGTAATGtccttattttcaatatcacagtaAGGTGAATTGCTATTCACCTGTTATAGAAGCTATTATTTGTAGATTTTTTCCTCatctaattattcattatgtcgaataaataatttttaatttattcattagtttttaaaaattaggttagttttaaattataattaaataaaatatgtatttgtataattaattataaagttgTAAATGACAAAACCGTAGtgatttttttggataaattatattttgtcattcgaGCTATActcatttttacactttattattgaatttttttttttgatcaatttaccatattatttttgcgaaatttgtactttttcatatatggccgtcttttttttatttttttgccaGAAGAACATCACATATTGTacttactaatttattaattttattttaaatttgaattactttagttacaaaattacttttccaaaattataactaaaatttgaatatatgatGCTTAATGCTCACATACTTTGggaactttaaatatataattgtatgaGGACAATTATTTAGTCCAAAAGTTAAAGTACTACACTTTCATCTAAAATTGTCAATGAGATATTTGCTACAATTtttgagtttataaattttcaaaatgaaatatttagaatttcaaaaaatttatagaataaGGATAGCccattttatttctaaatatttaatattttttaattataataattaagaaatctTACTATTAAATCTTAACTCTGTAATTccaattagggtaaattatattttatcattcgAATAATGctcatttttacattttgccactggaacttttttttgtgtcaacttaccatctcaactttgtgaaGTTTGCACTTTGTTATAtatgattgtttttttattaatttttctgtcGGATTAACATTAGATGCTgtgtatatgtgaaaaatataacagaactcttaaatatcacatgtgcaccGCATTGGAAGTTTTTTCGACAAAAAGTTTAAttgaaaaacagttataaatagaaaagtataaaatttcgTAACGTTGAGATAGTAAGCCgacaaaaaaaactatatatatagatgccaaattgtaaaattaatcataactcGAATGGCAAAATATCGTTaatcatttcaattattatataaaaaaaagaactgcatatttatatttcaattggccgcgttataaatttattttaaaggaGCGTGTACTATGATAATTTGCGTCTTGTGCTTGTAA comes from Sesamum indicum cultivar Zhongzhi No. 13 linkage group LG10, S_indicum_v1.0, whole genome shotgun sequence and encodes:
- the LOC105171964 gene encoding transcription factor bHLH113 isoform X2, whose translation is MMQHKRSPISIDQSSFMSLMPKRLKTDVTLSSKEKKEKVSERISALQQLVSPYGKTDTASVLLEAMEYINFLHEQVKVLSAPYLYNTPVQAQGEEPCSLKSKGLCLVPISFTVGVVSSNGADIWAPIKTSHLNSRRSISDEVSVVTHS
- the LOC105171964 gene encoding transcription factor bHLH113 isoform X1, producing the protein MHRDIQRQRRGVKSGEIKKKMMQHKRSPISIDQSSFMSLMPKRLKTDVTLSSKEKKEKVSERISALQQLVSPYGKTDTASVLLEAMEYINFLHEQVKVLSAPYLYNTPVQAQGEEPCSLKSKGLCLVPISFTVGVVSSNGADIWAPIKTSHLNSRRSISDEVSVVTHS